The window CCTGCGTCTGGCGCATCCGTTCATGCCGTTCATCACCGAAGAAATCTGGCAGCGCCTCGCGCCGCTGGCCGGTGCCGAAGGCAAGACCATCATGCTGCAACCTTGGCCAGTGGCCAACGAAGCGCGCATTGATCAGGCCGCCGAAGACGACATCGAATGGCTGAAAGGCCTGATGCTCGCCACCCGTAACATCCGTGGCGAAATGAACATCGGCCCAGGCAAGCCTCTGACGCTGTTCCTCAAGAACGTCAGCGCCGAAGACCTACGCCGCTTGCAGGAAAACGACTACCTGCTGAAGAAGCTCGCCAAGCTCGAATCCATCACCGTGCTGGAAGCGGGCGCCGAGGCACCGCTATCGGCGACCGGTCTGGTGGGTGAGATGGAAGTGCTGGTACCGATGGCTGGCCTGATCGACAAGGATGCCGAGCTGGCGCGTCTGGATAAAGAGATCCTGCGTCTGCAAGGCGAAGTGCAACGGGTCGGCGGCAAGCTGTCCAATGCAGCCTTCGTTGACAAGGCACCGCCAGAAGTCATCGCCAAGGAACGCGCCAAAATGGCCGAAGCCGAACAGGCCTTGGGCAAACTGGCCGAGCAGCATGCGCGGATTGCGAGTTTGTAACTGCGGCGATGAATAAAAAGGGAGGTCTATCGCGACCTCCTTTTTTTATCGCATATTTTTTGTAGGAGCTGCCGCAGGCTGCGAAGCGGTGGTAGCTTCAATGGTGCTGGAAGGGGTTAGACCCATTCGCAGCCTTCGGCAGCTCCTACAGGTGCCGCCTTCTTTATAGAATCTGAATCCATGACCATCCCCAACACCCCAAAACCACCCCGCAAGAAGCCCAAACCCGCGCTGGCAGCCAAACCTGTCGAGCCAAAGGAAAAGGCCACCTTGCACCCGCGCAATCGCCACCAAGGCCATTACGACTTTCCCAAGCTGATCAAGAGCAGCCCGGAGCTGGGGCAATTTCTGATCACCAATCCGTACGGCAAGGAAAGCATCGACTTCGCCAACCCTTCCGCTGTCCGGGTGTTCAACCGGGCGTTGCTCAAGTCTTTTTATGGCGTGGCCCACTGGGATATCCCGGCGGATTACCTGTGCCCACCGATTCCGGGCCGTGCCGATTACCTGCATTTTCTCGCCGACCTGCTGGCTGAAGGCAATGAAGGTGTGATCCCCCGTGGCGCCTCGATCAAGGCCCTGGACATCGGCACCGGCGCCAACTGTGTTTATCCGCTGATTGGCCATAGCGACTATGGCTGGCAGTTCCTGGGTTCGGAAATCGACCCTACAGCCATCGCCGCGGCGACTGCGATCGTCAAGTCCAACAAGCTGAACAAAGCCATCATTCTGCGTCAGCAAAGCAACCGTAAGCAGATCCTGCTGGACCTGCTTAACAGCGATGAACGCTTCGATGTGAGCCTGTGCAATCCGCCCTTCCACTCGTCCCTGGAAGAAGCCCAACGGGGCAGCCAGCGTAAATGGCGCGCGCTGGGCAAGGCTGATCCCAAGCGCAAGCTGCCGGTGCTGAACTTTGGCGGGCAATCTCAGGAACTGTGGTGTGAAGGTGGCGAAATTGGCTTCGTGACGCAACTGATCAAGGAAAGCACGCAGCTAGGCAGGCAAGTGCTGTGGTTCAGCACGCTGGTGTCCAAGGCGTCGAACCTGCCCTTGATTCAAAGCACCCTGAAGAAAGTCGGTGTAGTTGAAAGCCGCATCGTCCAAATGGGCCAGGGTCAGAAGCAAAGTCGCTTTGTGGCCTGGACCTTCCATGACAAGGCCAAACAAGAGGCTTGGCGGCAGGAACGGTGGGTGTAGCCCCTAACCTTTAGACCAACGGTCTTGAATCGGGCTAAAACCTGATACTTCTGACAGTAGACGCCTCTTGGACGCATTTCTAACCTGACCACTCAGGAACATGCGTGCCAAGGAGGCCAGTCATGCATCCTCTTCAAACCCTGTCTATGTTGATAGCACTCTGGCCCTGTTCGTTATGGGCCGTGGATGTGCAAACCGGCCTTGATCCGGTCGAAACGGTCAGAAGGATCAATGCCAGCTACAACGCCGTTGTCCACGAATGTAAAGAAGCCGATACCGGCGCTTTACGCGGCCATTATTACTGCAGCGGCGTGACGTTGCGGATGGTCAATGACGGCAACTTCGAACCCTGGGATTACAGCCCCTATGCAGTGAAGACCGGCGCCACCTCGTTCTCATGGATACGCCGTGATCTGAGCATCAATACCCTGATCCACCCTGCAGGCTTCATTATTCGGACACCTACAGACGCTGTTGCGCTAGGTCTGCCGGTCAAGGATGAAGGCTGGACCTGCATTTACCCCTTCGATGCCGGTACCGGCCCGCAGCGCGGCTGGTACGGCTGTGGCAAATACAACGACACGACAATGGCAATACCGCCACCGCCTTCAACCGACAACAAGAATGCCAAATGGGCCTTTGGCACCTGTGCTCAACAACAGATCGAGACCGTCGAGCAGTGGAAAAAAGCCTACCCCGGTGGCACCAGGCAACCGATCCAGACCAGCCAGTGCTCCTGGAATGCCGAATCTCCCGCGCAATGGGAGACCATGATTCGGGTCCATGAGTCCAGGGCAACGACACCGGCAACCGATTCGTTTTCGCGAAAGGATCTGTTCGATGAATTCATGCTCGCCAACGCAACGGATACCGCCGACGGCGACCCGAACATGAAGTACATTGATGCCTTCGTTTACCAGGCGAACACTACCTACAACTACCCGACCTTTGGCGACACAGCACCGCCCAGGAAAGAAGACGGCCGGACCAGCGCGCGTAACTTCCAGCGCAAACTCCACGCTCAGGGCTATGCGGTTCCTGTCCTGAACCTGGATTTCAAACGGCCGCCCGAACAGCGTTTCCAATACATACCGGCCGATCAGGTCATTTCTCTGAACGGCATTCCGCCTCAGGTCTACATCGCCTCTGCCACCTGGGCACAGCGTCTGGATCCGGGTACGGGGCAGATGGAGTGGACACTCAACGTCGTACCGACCGCACTGGGCAAGAGCCAGCAGGCGTCACAGCGCGAGGCGATCTATCAGGAGTTGCTGCAACTGCGCGGCGGCGACAGTCAATGGCGCGACGGGGAGAAAGCCCAGGGCAGCATGAAACAGCAGTTGAACTGCATCATCACTCATTATCCGCAACGCGTTGACTGGAACCTCGAACCGTTCCGCCCTGTCGTCTCGGATGCGCAAGCCAAGGCTGCGGGTTGCAACCCGGCGCTCAAGTGAAATAAAAAAAGCCGTGCCCGGTTAACCGGCGCACGGCTTTTTCACAGCAAGCGTGAGCTTACTTGTTGATCGAGTCGCTCAGCACTTTAGCTGGTACGAACTTGATAACTTTCTTGGCAGCGATTTCGATGGCAGCGCCAGTCGAAGGGTTGCGGCCAGTGCGAGCTGGACGCTCGGCGACTTTCAGTTTGCCGATGCCCGGCAGAGTGATTTCAACGCCGTTTTCCAGTTGGTCGGCAACAATTTGGCCCAATTGCTCAAGAGCATTACGCGCGGTGGTTTTTGGCGCGTCGATAGCTTCTGCGATATCGGCGATCAATTGGTCTTTAGTCAGAGCCATGGTGGTGTTCCTTCCCTATCAAATTCATTTGGATTGCAGAGTGCAGCATCGGCCTGGGGCCAGGCGAGGAACCTGACCCTCCAAGTAGCAGCCACGATTAATCGCGAACTGTAGATGCTTAAAGCGGGCAATGGTTCGGCCAGAAAGCACACAAACTGCGGTGCTTGGCGCGCTAAGCTGCGCAAGACCGGGCAAAACTAGCACAGAGCCGAGCAAATATCCGCACTAACCTACCCGATTGGACAGGTTTATCCCGAATCAGCCAAAAAAACATAGCCCAGTACCACCACAAGAGCCAAAACCAAGGGGTTCAGGGACGTTTGAGCCACTTGTGCGCTACACTGGCCGCCGTTAAAACGAGCTGCGCTGCTCGACCCGTATTCCGCTCACAACCAGCCGAGAACTCCATGCCGATCCGTCATTGCATCGTCCACCTGATCGACAAGAAACCCGACGGTACGCCAGCTGTCCTGCACGCACGCGACTCTGAACTCGCCGAATCCCAAGCCATCGAGAACATGCTGGCGGACCTCAACGAGAGCTATAACGCCAAACAGGGCAAAGCCTGGGGCTTCTTCCATGCCGAGTCCGGCGCGCACCCTTTCAGCGGCTGGCTGAAGGAATACATGGACGGCGGCAAGGACTTCACCGCGTTCAGCCGCATCGCGGTGGAGCACCTGCAGAAGCTGATGGAAGAGTCCAACCTGTCGGTCGGCGGCCATGTGCTGTTTGCCCACTATCAGCAAGGCATGACCGACTACCTGGCCATCGCCCTGCTGCACCACAGTGAAGGTGTCGCGGTCAGCGAAACCCTGGACGTGACCCCGTCGCGCCATCTGGATCTGGGTCAGTTGCACCTGGCAGCGCGGATCAACGTCTCGGAGTGGCAGAACAACAAGACGTCCAAACAGTACATCTCGTTCATCAAAGGCAAGAACGGCAAAAAGGTGTCCGAGTACTTCCGTGACTTTATCGGCTGCCAGGAAGGCGTCGACGGCCCCGGTGAAACCCGCACCCTGCTCAAGGCGTTCAGTGACTTCGTCGAAAGCGAAGACTTGCCGGAAGATTCCGCCCGCGAGAAGACCAAGACCCTGGTGGACTACGCCAGCAGCCAGAGCAAAATGGGCGAGCCCATGGGCCTGGAAGAATTGTCCGGGCTGATCGACGAAGAACGCCCACGCGCGTTCTACGATCACATCCGCAACAAGGATTACGGCCTCTCGCCGGAAATCCCGGCGGATAAGCGCACCCTCAATCAATTCCGCCGCTTCACCGGCCGCGCAGAAGGCCTGTCGATCAGCTTCGAGGCGCACCTGCTGGGCGACAAGATCGAGTACGACGAGGCCGCTGGCACGTTGATCATCAAAGGTCTGCCTACGCAGCTCACCGATCAGCTCAAGCGTCGCTGAGGGCACTGGGCCATGTTGATACGCACCCTGAAGAAGTTCGTCCTGATCATGCTGGTGGTCGTGGTTTATCAGAACTGGGGCAAGATCGAGCACTTCTTCAACCCGGCCGACGCGATACCTGCCCAGGCTCAAGCCAGCGCCCAGGTGGTGATGTACGCCACCGAGTGGTGCGGCTACTGCAAACAGACCCGGCGTTTCCTGGACAGCAAAGGCATCCCGTTCAAGGAATACGACATCGAAAAATCAACCGAAGGCCGCAAAGCCTACGAGGCCCTGGGTGGGCGCGGGATTCCGTTGATAGATGTCAATGGCACGATTATTCGGGGCTTTAGTGAAGAGGCGATACTTGCGGCGTTGAAGTGATCGCGATTCAGGTGCTGCTTTCCAGAGAGAACGTCTAGCGCAAACTACAGCAGCTCCTGCAGGTTGCTCGATGATTTGCTATTCAACTTTATTAATTTCAGGGAAAAGGCAGTATTAAAAACCGAGTAGCCGGACGAGCAAACACAGCGTTAGACAATGCCGATAGACTGACCCACGCAGCGTAACAAGGCCGTCCCTCTATATCCCCCCCGTACCCCGTTCTGAAACCACCCTCCGGAATAGTAAATCTTGCAGATTTCACTCGCTCGCCTGGCTCAAACACAAGAGGTGCCCCAAACGACATCGTGCCAAGAACCCTGTGTATGAGTCGAAAATTTACCCGCATTGATACCTTGATAAGGCTGACCTCCGACAAAAAAACCTCAACAATCAACTCTTGTTCCAGGCCCGTCGCGATAACCACAGCATCTTCCATGGCACTGACGAACGGTAACCTGACGGGGACGTTTTTCCCTAGAAAAGGCCTTACGAAAAAAATATCAGACAGGCAAATGCTTCCACCATTGGGCAAGGTAAAAGAGAGCCTGCTGACGGGCTTTGAAATATCCAATGGGAATGCCTCCAGCGGTACCAATATCTGTCGCTGAAGAAGTGTCCCTATTCCCGGCACGATCTCAGAAAGGGGCCATCTATCGTGCAATACATCCGTTAGATCTACGGTAGCTCCATCCAACGTTACGTAGAGGTCTACAGGCTCCTCATAATCTTCATCCAACCTATAATCGATATGGAAGCTCAACTGCGTGTAAGGCGAGAGATCAACAGCATCTGCACTGTCTCGAACATGAAGCTCCAGCTCGGCAGGAGATTGAAAGCTGAAGCTCTTAAGATTTAGAAAACTATGATACCGATGATGCGTATAGCGTAGCCCGCCCCACTCTGGCTCGAGAGCGGTCACGATTTCCCCTACGCCTTTATTGATGATCCAATCCCAGCCCCCCGGCATTAATGAGATGTCATGGGCATGCATCGTTTCGAAGCTTTGAATGATATAACAGCTTGACAACGGAAAATACGCAGTACTCTGTACCCACGCTCGAGGGAGCGTCGGAACCGTTACTGAAGAACCGTCAAATAAGGCAATGAACTGTTGTTCATTGCCTAAGGCCAAACGAAAAAAACCAGCAATATAAAATGCACCAAGACGCTGCTGCTCTATGAGTCGATGGCGACTGATTTCAACGTCGCCCCAGGTCCGCTCCGTATCGTCCATACCGGATGAGCTTCCCGGGGACCACCGTGTGTTAAAGAAATTATGATTGGCCCCTAACAGCAATACAG of the Paucimonas lemoignei genome contains:
- the rlmF gene encoding SAM-dependent methyltransferase translates to MTIPNTPKPPRKKPKPALAAKPVEPKEKATLHPRNRHQGHYDFPKLIKSSPELGQFLITNPYGKESIDFANPSAVRVFNRALLKSFYGVAHWDIPADYLCPPIPGRADYLHFLADLLAEGNEGVIPRGASIKALDIGTGANCVYPLIGHSDYGWQFLGSEIDPTAIAAATAIVKSNKLNKAIILRQQSNRKQILLDLLNSDERFDVSLCNPPFHSSLEEAQRGSQRKWRALGKADPKRKLPVLNFGGQSQELWCEGGEIGFVTQLIKESTQLGRQVLWFSTLVSKASNLPLIQSTLKKVGVVESRIVQMGQGQKQSRFVAWTFHDKAKQEAWRQERWV
- a CDS encoding putative halovibrin, with the protein product MHPLQTLSMLIALWPCSLWAVDVQTGLDPVETVRRINASYNAVVHECKEADTGALRGHYYCSGVTLRMVNDGNFEPWDYSPYAVKTGATSFSWIRRDLSINTLIHPAGFIIRTPTDAVALGLPVKDEGWTCIYPFDAGTGPQRGWYGCGKYNDTTMAIPPPPSTDNKNAKWAFGTCAQQQIETVEQWKKAYPGGTRQPIQTSQCSWNAESPAQWETMIRVHESRATTPATDSFSRKDLFDEFMLANATDTADGDPNMKYIDAFVYQANTTYNYPTFGDTAPPRKEDGRTSARNFQRKLHAQGYAVPVLNLDFKRPPEQRFQYIPADQVISLNGIPPQVYIASATWAQRLDPGTGQMEWTLNVVPTALGKSQQASQREAIYQELLQLRGGDSQWRDGEKAQGSMKQQLNCIITHYPQRVDWNLEPFRPVVSDAQAKAAGCNPALK
- the hupN gene encoding DNA-binding protein HU form N produces the protein MALTKDQLIADIAEAIDAPKTTARNALEQLGQIVADQLENGVEITLPGIGKLKVAERPARTGRNPSTGAAIEIAAKKVIKFVPAKVLSDSINK
- the yejK gene encoding nucleoid-associated protein is translated as MPIRHCIVHLIDKKPDGTPAVLHARDSELAESQAIENMLADLNESYNAKQGKAWGFFHAESGAHPFSGWLKEYMDGGKDFTAFSRIAVEHLQKLMEESNLSVGGHVLFAHYQQGMTDYLAIALLHHSEGVAVSETLDVTPSRHLDLGQLHLAARINVSEWQNNKTSKQYISFIKGKNGKKVSEYFRDFIGCQEGVDGPGETRTLLKAFSDFVESEDLPEDSAREKTKTLVDYASSQSKMGEPMGLEELSGLIDEERPRAFYDHIRNKDYGLSPEIPADKRTLNQFRRFTGRAEGLSISFEAHLLGDKIEYDEAAGTLIIKGLPTQLTDQLKRR
- a CDS encoding glutaredoxin, with translation MLIRTLKKFVLIMLVVVVYQNWGKIEHFFNPADAIPAQAQASAQVVMYATEWCGYCKQTRRFLDSKGIPFKEYDIEKSTEGRKAYEALGGRGIPLIDVNGTIIRGFSEEAILAALK
- a CDS encoding Predicted dienelactone hydrolase; translation: MRNGAYFYIELYWDTPQPVTSRYPTLLIDGVEYEAIFSDDRKVLRTAVPVMDTASVKEVATPEMRLLSYKYNRGEKVKKSKRKRTHLARLVAPDALSAGHYNVIRYDYDYGDEALNLPDGWAGIEFRAAVYMPDSKGAFPVVVFLHGRHFTCELPLGVGWPCEGEGRAIPSHEGYSAAAEALASQGYVVVSLSANAITAYESIGVRVDADRARGHLILAHLDLLSEANSGIHPELSLFEGCLDLNNVGLMGHSRGGSGVAWAVTLNRLLNKGYGIQAAVLLGSTTYDDIAIPGTHTAAILPFLDGDVIWLEAQRNSDISRFAFEDDVFRSSVLLLGANHNFFNTRWSPGSSSGMDDTERTWGDVEISRHRLIEQQRLGAFYIAGFFRLALGNEQQFIALFDGSSVTVPTLPRAWVQSTAYFPLSSCYIIQSFETMHAHDISLMPGGWDWIINKGVGEIVTALEPEWGGLRYTHHRYHSFLNLKSFSFQSPAELELHVRDSADAVDLSPYTQLSFHIDYRLDEDYEEPVDLYVTLDGATVDLTDVLHDRWPLSEIVPGIGTLLQRQILVPLEAFPLDISKPVSRLSFTLPNGGSICLSDIFFVRPFLGKNVPVRLPFVSAMEDAVVIATGLEQELIVEVFLSEVSLIKVSMRVNFRLIHRVLGTMSFGAPLVFEPGERVKSARFTIPEGGFRTGYGGDIEGRPCYAAWVSLSALSNAVFARPATRFLILPFP